Proteins co-encoded in one Candidatus Stoquefichus sp. SB1 genomic window:
- a CDS encoding helix-turn-helix domain-containing protein — MKINEVEKRTGITSHNIRFYEKEGLINPSRNLSNGYREYTETDIKRINYIKLLRMLDISIKDIKVCLNDEEKLSDILEKHLRNLKEEENRIKENLVLCQEIVDMGIDDLSENMIEQIIHDKEAYAINLEKIKKQDKIQHLLFTSKQLFCIIGWLIIIILTIYFYITICFAYMNRLSQIIILLLAIFLFGYMFRIIYFNEKRN; from the coding sequence ATGAAAATCAACGAGGTAGAAAAACGGACAGGTATTACCAGTCACAATATTCGTTTTTATGAAAAAGAGGGACTAATAAATCCGTCCCGTAATCTTTCTAATGGATATAGAGAATATACAGAAACAGATATTAAACGAATAAACTACATTAAGTTATTAAGAATGTTGGATATTTCCATAAAGGATATTAAAGTATGTTTGAATGATGAAGAAAAACTATCTGATATTTTAGAAAAACATCTAAGAAATTTGAAAGAAGAAGAAAATCGAATTAAGGAAAACTTAGTCTTATGTCAAGAAATTGTTGATATGGGAATTGATGATTTGTCTGAAAATATGATAGAACAAATCATTCATGATAAAGAAGCTTATGCAATTAACTTAGAAAAGATAAAAAAGCAAGATAAAATTCAGCATTTATTATTTACTTCCAAACAACTTTTTTGTATTATTGGCTGGCTAATAATAATTATTCTTACAATATATTTTTATATTACAATATGCTTTGCATATATGAATAGATTATCACAAATTATTATATTGTTGCTTGCGATATTCTTATTTGGATATATGTTTAGAATAATATATTTTAACGAAAAAAGAAATTAA
- a CDS encoding ABC transporter ATP-binding protein translates to MYLELNDVSFSYDEIPVLIDITCGICRGEITGLVGANGTGKTTTIYSIIKKIQPQKGEIKIAGENIYSLRGDTFPVTYIPDTPLYYEELTVIEHLYFVKALYPKSEANIDTLIEKLDLKEHLYKVPGMLSKGTLQKLMIAISLLRQYEIFIADEPFNGLDPRQMSIFKDILNEMRQQNKAILISTHLLDIAENICDKYIFLHDGKVLAMGTKEELIKKYNLPNHSSLENIYLSLIH, encoded by the coding sequence ATGTACTTAGAATTAAATGATGTGAGTTTTTCATATGATGAAATACCTGTCTTAATTGATATTACTTGTGGTATATGCCGTGGAGAAATTACGGGATTGGTTGGAGCCAATGGAACAGGAAAGACCACTACAATTTATAGTATTATCAAAAAGATACAACCACAGAAAGGTGAAATAAAAATAGCTGGGGAAAATATATATTCTTTAAGAGGAGACACATTCCCTGTTACTTATATACCTGATACACCTTTATATTATGAAGAATTGACAGTTATTGAACATTTATATTTTGTAAAGGCTCTATACCCTAAAAGTGAAGCAAATATTGATACATTGATAGAAAAACTTGATTTGAAGGAGCATTTGTATAAAGTACCAGGAATGTTATCCAAAGGAACGTTACAGAAACTGATGATAGCTATTTCACTATTAAGGCAATATGAAATATTTATAGCAGATGAACCTTTTAATGGTCTTGATCCAAGGCAAATGAGTATTTTTAAAGACATTTTAAATGAAATGCGTCAGCAAAATAAAGCCATTTTAATTTCAACACATTTATTAGATATAGCAGAAAACATATGCGATAAATATATATTTTTACATGACGGAAAAGTTCTTGCAATGGGAACAAAAGAAGAATTGATAAAAAAATATAACTTGCCTAATCATTCAAGTTTAGAAAATATATATTTATCCTTGATACATTAA
- a CDS encoding replication-associated recombination protein A, with protein sequence MEQTSLFEQPTSEPLASRMRPTKLEDYVGQKHLLGKGKILRNLIENDKISSMIFWGPPGVGKTTLARIIAHHTNCRFVDFSAVTAGIKEIRAVMQEAEENRRLGIRTILFIDEIHRFNKAQQDAFLPFVEKGSIILIGATTENPSFELNGALLSRLRVLVLKQLSEDDLVELLKRALKTDIVFKNIQIEMPEDTLKIIAEFSKGDARTALSTLEIVVTNGNLEDNFIKITKETLLDSITRKSLIYDKNGEEHHQVISAFHESMRNSDVNAALFWLARMLESGEDPIWIARRITVSASVDVGLADTNALNVAVNAFNATKLVGMPECSVFLTEAVIYICLAPKSDSSYLAYGKAKADAIKYDKEPIPLNIMAAYTNLQKEIGYGKGFLNPHKAKEKITAMQCMPDRLVGKEYYTPTEQGVEARMKTRYEAIEQWKKSHNKK encoded by the coding sequence ATGGAACAGACATCTTTATTTGAACAACCTACGAGTGAGCCGTTAGCATCTCGTATGCGCCCAACAAAATTAGAAGATTATGTTGGGCAAAAACATTTATTAGGTAAAGGTAAGATATTAAGAAATTTAATTGAAAATGATAAGATTTCATCAATGATATTTTGGGGACCTCCTGGTGTTGGAAAAACAACACTTGCTAGAATTATTGCTCATCATACAAATTGCAGGTTTGTTGATTTTTCTGCAGTAACAGCAGGAATAAAAGAGATCAGAGCAGTAATGCAAGAGGCAGAAGAAAATAGAAGACTAGGTATAAGAACAATTTTATTTATAGATGAGATTCATAGATTTAATAAAGCACAACAAGATGCGTTTTTGCCATTTGTAGAAAAAGGTTCAATTATCTTAATCGGTGCTACAACAGAAAATCCATCATTTGAATTGAATGGGGCTTTATTATCTCGTCTTAGAGTATTAGTACTAAAACAATTAAGTGAAGATGACTTAGTAGAACTTCTTAAAAGAGCTTTGAAGACAGATATTGTATTTAAGAATATACAAATAGAAATGCCAGAAGATACTTTAAAAATTATTGCGGAGTTTTCTAAAGGAGATGCAAGAACTGCCTTAAGTACTCTAGAAATTGTTGTAACAAATGGGAATTTGGAAGATAATTTTATTAAGATAACAAAAGAAACTTTATTAGATTCTATCACAAGAAAATCACTTATATATGACAAAAATGGTGAAGAACATCATCAAGTTATTTCTGCTTTTCATGAATCAATGCGAAATAGTGATGTAAACGCTGCTTTATTTTGGCTTGCAAGAATGTTAGAATCTGGAGAAGATCCGATTTGGATTGCAAGAAGAATAACCGTGTCAGCATCTGTGGATGTAGGATTGGCAGATACGAATGCTTTAAATGTGGCAGTGAATGCTTTTAATGCTACAAAGTTAGTGGGGATGCCAGAGTGCAGTGTGTTTTTAACGGAAGCGGTTATTTATATATGTTTAGCTCCAAAATCTGATAGTTCTTATTTAGCTTATGGAAAGGCAAAAGCTGATGCGATAAAATATGATAAGGAGCCTATACCGTTAAATATCATGGCTGCGTATACAAATTTGCAAAAAGAAATTGGATATGGAAAAGGATTTTTAAATCCACATAAAGCAAAAGAAAAAATAACAGCAATGCAATGTATGCCTGACAGGCTGGTAGGGAAAGAGTATTACACTCCTACAGAGCAAGGTGTTGAAGCACGAATGAAGACAAGATATGAAGCTATAGAGCAATGGAAAAAAAGTCATAATAAAAAATGA
- the fic gene encoding protein adenylyltransferase Fic, whose product MLKNKFGINNSAELARKEEQISKIKAVELFENGLLDTFEVGTFKGLAEIHHYLFNDIYDFAGKIRDVNIAKGGFRFAPVMYLGAALENIDKMPQSNFDEIIEKYVEMNIAHPFRDGNGRSTRIWLDCILKKELKYVIDWNEVDKEDYLLAIERSPIKDVEIKFLLKRALTDRIDDCEVYMKGIDASYYYEGYNIYKAEYVK is encoded by the coding sequence GTGTTAAAAAATAAATTTGGTATAAATAATTCAGCAGAACTTGCTCGAAAAGAAGAACAAATCAGTAAAATTAAAGCAGTAGAATTATTTGAAAACGGATTACTTGATACTTTTGAAGTTGGTACTTTTAAAGGCTTAGCTGAAATACATCATTATCTTTTTAATGATATTTATGATTTTGCTGGGAAAATCAGAGATGTCAATATTGCTAAGGGTGGATTTCGTTTCGCTCCTGTTATGTATTTAGGGGCAGCGTTAGAAAATATTGATAAAATGCCACAATCAAATTTTGATGAAATTATTGAAAAATATGTAGAAATGAATATAGCGCATCCATTTCGAGATGGGAATGGTCGTAGTACAAGAATTTGGTTAGATTGTATTTTAAAGAAAGAATTAAAATATGTCATTGATTGGAATGAAGTCGATAAAGAAGATTATTTGTTGGCTATAGAGCGAAGTCCAATTAAAGATGTTGAAATTAAATTTTTATTAAAGAGAGCATTAACAGATAGGATTGATGATTGTGAAGTGTATATGAAGGGAATTGATGCTAGTTACTATTATGAGGGATATAATATTTATAAGGCAGAATATGTAAAATAA
- a CDS encoding ABC transporter ATP-binding protein, which yields MDNIKKVFSRVGYIIDLVKRYKFQLVIILLFVSIINSIIPYATMINTQILINKIQMTQSLENIIVNIIFYGILGLLSMIFLNLYNYMLIKYREYLYLHLNVLILEETKKFKLSDYENPTVYDLIQRAEQDIGMRPYNIIVSILSLFSGVINFFIAILIMTTWHWWIVIVFMFLPFVSFKYFNNITKYEYEIIYNRAQNERKSWYISHLLTKDDYIKEIRNLGLHDYLMNRFKKLRKLFFIQNININKKKTFFTALYDLLNLLISFSIVILASFEAVTGVILVGNLMTYINTSSKIETSIRNIVNAMFSLYQEAMYVDNISNYLSYDVNNDEGTTQISTIDTIEFRNVSFKYQNQNKYALRGINLKIKKGDTIALVGKNGSGKSTLIKILSGQYSDFEGEVLINNIDIKQIDKQSLFKQINILFQDFNKFQFTIKENIGFGNLDELDNLSKIKECANISGANEFIDKLEDGYLQQVGSWFNDGVQLSGGEWQKLGISRLLMKNGDCYILDEPTAALDPVSEYEFFIRLKNNLNNKIGIFITHRFINAKFATKILVIEEGEIREYGTHVELIKSDGLYAKMFKLQNEL from the coding sequence GATAATATAAAAAAAGTGTTTAGTAGAGTTGGATATATTATAGACTTGGTTAAAAGATATAAGTTTCAACTGGTCATCATTCTTTTATTTGTTAGCATCATCAATTCAATTATTCCATATGCTACAATGATTAATACTCAAATTCTTATTAATAAAATTCAAATGACACAATCATTGGAGAATATTATAGTTAACATAATATTCTATGGTATATTAGGGCTCCTATCAATGATCTTTTTAAATTTATATAACTACATGCTTATAAAATATAGAGAATATTTATATTTACACTTAAATGTATTGATATTAGAGGAAACAAAAAAATTTAAATTGAGTGATTATGAAAATCCAACAGTATATGATTTAATTCAGAGAGCTGAGCAAGATATTGGTATGCGACCATATAATATAATAGTTTCGATATTAAGTTTGTTTAGTGGTGTGATTAATTTCTTTATTGCTATTTTAATTATGACAACATGGCATTGGTGGATAGTAATAGTATTCATGTTTTTGCCGTTTGTTTCATTTAAATACTTTAATAATATAACAAAATATGAATATGAAATTATTTATAATCGTGCACAAAATGAAAGAAAATCATGGTATATATCACATTTATTAACAAAAGATGATTATATAAAAGAAATTAGAAATTTAGGATTGCATGATTATTTAATGAATCGGTTCAAAAAACTCAGAAAATTATTTTTTATACAAAATATTAATATTAATAAGAAAAAAACGTTTTTCACTGCCTTATATGACTTATTAAATTTATTGATTTCCTTTTCTATTGTCATATTAGCAAGTTTTGAAGCAGTGACAGGTGTAATTTTAGTCGGAAATCTTATGACATATATAAATACATCTTCAAAAATTGAGACATCGATTAGAAATATAGTTAATGCAATGTTTAGTCTATATCAAGAGGCAATGTATGTTGATAATATATCTAATTATTTATCATATGATGTGAATAATGATGAAGGAACAACACAAATCTCAACTATTGATACAATTGAGTTTAGAAATGTAAGTTTTAAATACCAAAATCAAAATAAGTATGCACTTAGAGGAATTAATTTGAAAATAAAAAAAGGAGATACTATAGCACTTGTGGGGAAAAATGGATCAGGGAAATCTACCCTAATAAAGATATTATCTGGTCAGTACAGTGATTTTGAAGGTGAGGTATTGATTAACAACATTGATATAAAACAAATAGATAAACAATCTTTATTTAAACAAATAAATATTTTATTTCAGGATTTTAATAAATTCCAATTTACTATTAAAGAAAATATAGGGTTTGGTAATTTGGATGAATTAGACAATTTATCTAAAATAAAAGAATGTGCAAATATATCTGGAGCCAATGAATTTATTGATAAACTTGAAGACGGCTATTTGCAACAAGTTGGATCATGGTTTAATGATGGGGTTCAATTATCTGGTGGTGAGTGGCAAAAATTGGGAATAAGTAGATTACTAATGAAAAATGGTGATTGTTATATTTTAGATGAGCCTACTGCAGCATTAGATCCAGTTTCAGAATATGAATTTTTTATAAGATTGAAAAATAATTTAAATAATAAAATTGGAATTTTTATAACACATAGGTTTATAAATGCAAAATTTGCTACAAAAATTTTGGTTATTGAAGAAGGAGAAATTCGAGAATATGGAACACATGTAGAATTAATTAAATCTGATGGTTTGTATGCAAAAATGTTTAAATTACAAAATGAATTATAA
- a CDS encoding sigma-70 family RNA polymerase sigma factor, whose amino-acid sequence MKNDYKRNYFWIRPDEYGNRKYYFNIKGDFIEVEKDVFNVCYNSYKKQLRDQKKDNNVALVNLEDMNKDGIELIDFVGIDTDYVTDLYNQERITQIMKCINELDEKDKVLITHLLIKEKTERELAELNNVTQPAIHKRKNLIIKKMREKLKNNF is encoded by the coding sequence ATGAAAAATGATTATAAAAGAAATTACTTCTGGATACGACCAGATGAGTATGGAAATAGAAAATATTACTTCAACATTAAAGGGGATTTTATTGAAGTAGAAAAGGATGTATTTAATGTCTGTTACAATTCATATAAAAAACAGTTAAGGGATCAGAAAAAAGATAATAATGTAGCTTTAGTTAATCTGGAAGATATGAATAAAGATGGTATTGAGTTAATTGACTTTGTTGGTATTGATACTGATTATGTAACTGATTTATATAATCAGGAACGTATTACCCAAATAATGAAATGTATTAATGAACTAGATGAAAAAGATAAAGTGTTAATTACTCATCTTCTTATTAAGGAGAAAACTGAGCGAGAATTAGCTGAGTTGAATAATGTAACTCAACCTGCTATTCATAAGAGAAAAAATCTAATTATAAAAAAGATGAGAGAGAAACTAAAAAATAATTTTTAA